In Bacillus sp. 2205SS5-2, the following are encoded in one genomic region:
- a CDS encoding helix-turn-helix domain-containing protein, whose product MQDQDRTWRHLDFWQYQTLLYARMPRVKCESCRKIRTVKIDWARPGTGFSLLFDYHVLSLMVEMPVAAVARKVGEHDTRL is encoded by the coding sequence ATTCAAGATCAGGATCGTACATGGAGGCATCTTGATTTTTGGCAGTACCAAACATTGCTATATGCAAGAATGCCTAGGGTTAAGTGTGAATCATGCAGAAAAATTCGTACGGTTAAAATTGATTGGGCACGACCAGGTACCGGATTTTCTTTGTTATTTGACTATCATGTGCTGTCATTGATGGTTGAAATGCCTGTTGCCGCAGTTGCTCGTAAAGTTGGTGAACACGATACCCGCCTTTGA